The Marinobacter salsuginis genomic interval TGGCTTCTTGCTTGCCCTTGGAATCTTCATAGGTAACGTTGACCAGCTTGCGTTTGACTTCAGCGCCGGTCATGCGAGCACCCATGACGATGTTCAGACCCTGCTTCTGGAACTGCTTGAGTGCGTCCTTGGCAACCTGCTGATCCACCGCCGGCAGGAAGGTATCCACCGCTTCAAGGACCGTCACCTCGGAGCCCAGACGTGCCCAGACGCTGCCAAGCTCCAGGCCGATAACACCGGCACCGATCACACCCAGACGCTTGGGCACTTCGGTGAACTCAAGGGCTCCCTCGGAATCCACAATGTACTCGCCATCGAACGGCGCAGGCGGAATCTGGATCGGCTTGGAACCAGTGGCCAGAATGATGTTTTCGGCTTCGTAGGTCTTGGACTTGCCGTCCTTGTCAGTTACTTCCACTTTGCGGTTGGCGAGCAACTTGCCGTGGCCGTGGATGGAGGTAACGCCGTTGGACTTGAACAGGCCGGCGATACCGCCGGTCAGCTGCTTCACGATACCAGCCTTGCGCTCCATCATCTTGCCGATGTCCATCTTGACATCCTTGGCGATGATGCCCTGCATCTCGTAATCGTGGGTGGTTTCCTCAAACTTGTGGGAAATCTCCAGCAGTGCCTTGGAGGGAATACAGCCCACGTTCAGGCAGGTACCGCCAAGTACCTGCGCCTTGCCGTCTTCGGCGGTCCAGGATTCGACACACGCGGTCTTGAGACCCAGCTGGGCAGCCTTGATGGCAGCAACATAGCCGCCCGGGCCCGCACCAATAACAATGACGTCGTATTTATCAGACATAGTTAATCCCGTTTTCCGATACGTTTAAAGTCGACTCAGACGTCCAGCAGAATACGTGCCGGGTCTTCAAGCATTTCCTTGATGGCAACGAGGAACTGCACCGCTTCCTTGCCATCAATCATTCGGTGGTCGTAAGAAAGCGCCAGGTACATCATCGGCAGAATTTCCACCTTGCCGTTCACGGCCATCGGACGCTCCTGAATCTTGTGCATGCCCAGGATTGCAGTCTGTGGCGGGTTCAGGATCGGTGTGGAAATCAGCGAGCCGAAGATGCCGCCGTTGGTAATCGTAAAGGTACCACCGGTCATGTCTTCAATGGCCAGCTTGCCCTCTTTCGCCTTGGTGCCGTATTCAACGATCTTCTTCTCGATGTCGGCCAGGCCCATGGCGTCGGAATCGCGGAGTACCGGAACGACCAGACCACGATCCGTGGATACGGCCACGCCGATATCCTGGTAACCGTGGTAAACCATGTCGTTACCATCAATGGACGCGTTCACCGCGGGGAACCGCTTCAGGGCTTCGGTGGCCGCCTTGGTGAAGAAGGACATGAAACCAAGCTTGATACCATGACGCTTTACAAAGCTCTCCTGGTACTGCTTGCGCAGTTCCATGATCGGCGCCATGTTCACCTCGTTGAAGGTGGTCAGCATGGCTGCGCTCTGCTGCGCGTTGACCAGACGCTTGGCGATGCTCGCACGCAGGCGGGTCATCGGCACGCGCTTCTCTGGACGTTCGCCCTGGCTGACGCTCACTTCCGGCATACCCGCCGCAGGCTGGGGCGCGGAAGCACCACCGGAGGACTTGGCACTGTCCACGTGGTTCTGAACGTCTTCCTTGGTTACACGGCCATCTTTGCCGGTACCCTGGATGCTGTTCGGATCAACGTTGTTTTCCTCGGCCAGCTTACGCGCTGCCGGGCTCAGAATCGCTTCGCCGGAAGCGGCTTCACTCTTGGCCTCTTCTTTCGGAGCCTCTTCCTTGGCCTCTTCTTTCTTGCCCTCGGCAGGCTTGGCCTCGCCCTTGGCACCTTCCTTGAACTTGCCGACTACCTCACCACTTTCAACGGTATCGCCTTCGTTCTTGATGATTTCTTCGATCACGCCGTCAGCAGGCGCAACCACCTCAAGAACGACCTTGTCGGTCTCGATATCGACAATCAGCTCGTCACGGGAGCAGGCTTCACCCGGCTGTTTGTGCCAGGTCGCGACAGTACCTTCCGCGACCGACTCCGGGAAAACGGGGGCTTTAATCTCAGTTGACATTACAGATCCTTAGTTCGGTAGCTCGTCAAATTTCAAACGCGTCGTTAACCAGTTTCTTCTGCTCTTCAATGTGGACCGACATATGGCCACAGGCAGGAGCAGCCGAAGCGTCACGACCGGCATACTGAAGGTACAGCTTGGGATTCAGGCGGTGCAGCGCATTACGCATGTGATGCTGGCTGCAATACCAGGCACCCTGGTTCATCGGCTCTTCCTGACACCAGACAACGTGCTTGAGCTTGGTGTACTCGCTCAGGAGCTCGTCAAGGTCGTCTCCGGGGAAAGGATACAGCTGTTCGATCCGGACAATGGCGACGTCTTCACGCTCGTCCGACTTCTTCTTCTCGAGCAGATCAAAATAGACCTTGCCGGAACACAGGATCAGACGGGTGACTTTCTTCGGATCGGACGGCTCTTTCTCAGGCAGCACGGTCTTGAAGGTACCGGTGGTCAGATCGTCAAGATCGGACGTCGCTTCCTTGTGCCGCAGCAGACTCTTGGGCGTGATGGCAACCAGAGGCTTGCGCAGCGGGCGCTTCACCTGGCGACGCAGCATATGGAATACCTGCGACGGCGTGGTCGGCACGCAGACCTGGATATTATGTTCGGCGCTCAGCTGCAGGAAACGCTCGAGGCGTGCAGAGCTATGCTCCGGCCCCTGCCCTTCGTAGCCATGAGGCAGCAGCAGGGTCAGGCCACAGAGGCGCCCCCACTTGTGCTCACCACTGGTCAGGAACTGATCGATCACGACCTGGGCACCGTTGGCGAAGTCGCCAAACTGTGCTTCCCAGACCACAAGGCCATCAGGCGCCGTGGTCGCATAACCGTACTCGAACGCCATAACGGCTTCTTCCGAGAGCAGCGAGTCGTAAATTTCGAATTTCGGCTGGTCTTCCGACAATTGCTCAAGGGCAATATGAGTCGAGCCGTCTTTCTGGTTGTGCAGAACCGCGTGGCGATGCGAGAAGGTGCCGCGGCCAACATCCTGGCCGGTAATGCGGATCGGATGCCCTTCGTTGAGCAACGTCGCATAGGCCATGACTTCACCGTAGCCCCAGTTGATCGGCAGGGCGCCGGCGGTCATTTTCTCGCGGTCGGACACAATCTTGGAGACCTGGCGCTGGATACTGAAACCTTCAGGGACCGAGGTCAGTTTCTTGCCCAGCTTCTGGATGGTCTTCAGCGCAACGCTGGACTTGCACTTGGCCGTCCACTCGTGGCCCAGGTACGGTGTCCAGTCTACGTAGAGCTCCTTGTTGGGCTCCTTGACCAGGGATTTGACCACGTGCTCGCCATTGTCCAGGGCGTCACGGTAGTCGTTCTCCATCTGCTTGGCTTCTTCCTCGGTGATAACACCGGCTTCCACCAGTTGGTCAACGTACAGGTTGCGAGTGGTCTTCAGCTTACGGATCTTCTCGTACATGACCGGCTGGGTTGCGGCCGGCTCATCCGCCTCGTTGTGACCACGACGACGATAGCAGACCAGATCGATCACCACGTCGTTCTTGAATTCGTTGCGGTAGTCCATGGCCATCTGGGTCACGAACATGACCGCTTCAGGGTCGTCCGCATTCACATGCAGGATTGGCGCCTGAATCATCTTGGCCACGTCGGTGCAGTACTCCGTGGACCGCGCATCTTCCTGCTTGCTGGTGGTGAAACCAACCTGGTTGTTGATAACAATATGAATGGTGCCACCAACGCCAAACCCACGGGTCTGGGACATCTGGAAGGTTTCCATCACAACGCCCTGGCCGGCAAACGCCGCGTCACCGTGCATGATGATTGGCACTACCTTGCTGCCATCCTCGTCGTTGCGACGGGTCTGGCGGGCCCGAACGGAGCCTTCAACCACCGGCGAAACGATTTCCAGGTGCGACGGGTTGAAAGCCATCGCCAGGTGCACTTCGCCACCTGGTGTCATCACGTTGGATGAGAAGCCCTGGTGGTACTTCACGTCACCTGAA includes:
- a CDS encoding 2-oxoglutarate dehydrogenase E1 component, which gives rise to MHESIMEQLWQTSHLQGGNLAYVEQLFETYLTDPNAVPEEWRSYFDKLPSVDGYKGRDIVHSSIREQFEHISRNQRFLASGGVPASATSDADKKQIRVLQLINAYRFRGHQEAKLDPLGVWQRPKVEDLDPEFHELSDSDRDLEFQTGSLNLGSETMKLGDIVDGLRQTYCESIGAEYMHVVDTRIKRWFQQRMEPVRSRPAYEDNTRKHILERLTAAEGLEKYLGSRYPGVKRFGLEGGESLIPCLDELIQRAGSYGAKEIVLGMAHRGRLNVLVNTLGKNPRELFDEFEGKKLADSGSGDVKYHQGFSSNVMTPGGEVHLAMAFNPSHLEIVSPVVEGSVRARQTRRNDEDGSKVVPIIMHGDAAFAGQGVVMETFQMSQTRGFGVGGTIHIVINNQVGFTTSKQEDARSTEYCTDVAKMIQAPILHVNADDPEAVMFVTQMAMDYRNEFKNDVVIDLVCYRRRGHNEADEPAATQPVMYEKIRKLKTTRNLYVDQLVEAGVITEEEAKQMENDYRDALDNGEHVVKSLVKEPNKELYVDWTPYLGHEWTAKCKSSVALKTIQKLGKKLTSVPEGFSIQRQVSKIVSDREKMTAGALPINWGYGEVMAYATLLNEGHPIRITGQDVGRGTFSHRHAVLHNQKDGSTHIALEQLSEDQPKFEIYDSLLSEEAVMAFEYGYATTAPDGLVVWEAQFGDFANGAQVVIDQFLTSGEHKWGRLCGLTLLLPHGYEGQGPEHSSARLERFLQLSAEHNIQVCVPTTPSQVFHMLRRQVKRPLRKPLVAITPKSLLRHKEATSDLDDLTTGTFKTVLPEKEPSDPKKVTRLILCSGKVYFDLLEKKKSDEREDVAIVRIEQLYPFPGDDLDELLSEYTKLKHVVWCQEEPMNQGAWYCSQHHMRNALHRLNPKLYLQYAGRDASAAPACGHMSVHIEEQKKLVNDAFEI
- the odhB gene encoding 2-oxoglutarate dehydrogenase complex dihydrolipoyllysine-residue succinyltransferase — protein: MSTEIKAPVFPESVAEGTVATWHKQPGEACSRDELIVDIETDKVVLEVVAPADGVIEEIIKNEGDTVESGEVVGKFKEGAKGEAKPAEGKKEEAKEEAPKEEAKSEAASGEAILSPAARKLAEENNVDPNSIQGTGKDGRVTKEDVQNHVDSAKSSGGASAPQPAAGMPEVSVSQGERPEKRVPMTRLRASIAKRLVNAQQSAAMLTTFNEVNMAPIMELRKQYQESFVKRHGIKLGFMSFFTKAATEALKRFPAVNASIDGNDMVYHGYQDIGVAVSTDRGLVVPVLRDSDAMGLADIEKKIVEYGTKAKEGKLAIEDMTGGTFTITNGGIFGSLISTPILNPPQTAILGMHKIQERPMAVNGKVEILPMMYLALSYDHRMIDGKEAVQFLVAIKEMLEDPARILLDV
- the lpdA gene encoding dihydrolipoyl dehydrogenase yields the protein MSDKYDVIVIGAGPGGYVAAIKAAQLGLKTACVESWTAEDGKAQVLGGTCLNVGCIPSKALLEISHKFEETTHDYEMQGIIAKDVKMDIGKMMERKAGIVKQLTGGIAGLFKSNGVTSIHGHGKLLANRKVEVTDKDGKSKTYEAENIILATGSKPIQIPPAPFDGEYIVDSEGALEFTEVPKRLGVIGAGVIGLELGSVWARLGSEVTVLEAVDTFLPAVDQQVAKDALKQFQKQGLNIVMGARMTGAEVKRKLVNVTYEDSKGKQEAKFDKLIVAVGRRPYTDNLLSEDSGVQMDERGFIFVDDNCKTEAPGVWAIGDVVRGPMLAHKASEEGIMVAERIAGHKPQVNYDCIPNVIYTSPEVAWVGKTEEQMKAEGEEYNVGTFPFAANGRAMAANSASGLVKIIADAKTDRIVGFHVVGPQASEIVAQGVIAMEFGSSAEDLALTCFAHPTLSESVHEAALAVGGGAIHIANRRKKK